The nucleotide window TAGGCTTCTTGAACCAATCCCGACGGATCTACGAAAAGCTCCTCAAGAAGTACCCAGATGAAGACGAGTTACGAACGAATCTCGCAGACATTGCTATTGATGAAGATAAGAACGACGAGGCCCTGGAATATTTAAATCAGGTCCAACCCAGCTCACCAGCCTACGTGGAATCCCTGATGGTGGCTGCCGACCTCTATCAGACCCAGGAACTCTTTGAAGTCAGCGAACAAAAGCTGTTAACAGCTAAGAAATTAGCCCCTGACGAACCCGTCATCACGTTTGCCCTGGCGGAGCTCTACTTCACCATGCGGGAGTTCAGGAAGGCTATTCCGCTGTATTTAGACCTGATTACGGCGGGAACTACCGAACTGTCCCGTGTTAACTTGGTCGAACGGCTGGGAGTTGCTTACGCCAACGCTGGCCGCTTTGAACAGGCAATCGGTTACTTGAAGCAGATCCATACGGGGGACATGACGCCCGATGTGAAATTTGAAACGGCCTTTACCTACCTACAACTAAAGGAGCGGTCAACGGCCATTCGTTTGTTTGAGGAGTTAAAGGATAGCGACGCTCATTACACGTCCTTGTATCCTTACCTGGGCCAAGCACTGGAACAAGAAAACCGGCTAGACGAGGCCTTAAAAGCCCTCCAAGAAGGGTTAGGCGTTGACCAGTACAATGAGAAGCTCTGGCTACAGGCGGCTCACGTGGCCACTAAATTGGACGATGAGGACCTTGCTGAACGCTACCTGAAGAAGGGGCACGAGTTGGATGCTGACGATATTGCAGCGGTCATTCAGCTCAGTAACCTGTACGTGAAGCAGGAGCGGTGGACGGAAAACGCCGAGTTGGCTAAGCCATATTTGGCCAATGAAGATGCCGATCCGCAACTGTACTGGAACTTAGCGGTCACAGCGAACCATCAGGAGGACTTTGCTGCAGCTCGTAAGTACTACGATGCCGCGCAACCGTTTTTCATGGATCAACCAGACTTCCTGAAGCCAGCGATTTACTTCTATCGTGAAGAGGGCGCTAGTGAGGTCGTCGTTAAATTATTACAAGCGTACGTGAAGGTTGTTCCAGATGATGCTGAAATGGCACTGATGCTGGAAGGCTACGAAGACTAACTGAAATGTATCACCAGAAAGGATGCCGCGGGGTATTCTTTTTTAATTAGGTTGGCACACAATAATTACTTTAACTTACAGTTTCAAAAAAAAAAGCAACCGCCAAACCCGCGGTTGCCAAAACCAAATCATTAACGTTTAAATTTACCCAGGAAGCCGGTCTTCGGAACCTCAAACGAGAAACCTTCACCTAACGCTTCATTCACATTGATTACCGAAATGAACGCCCGCGGGTCAGTTCGTTGAATAATCTGACGTAACCGATACAACTCGCTGGGTGCCACGACGACGTAAATCATCTTTCGCGGCTGGTGGGAGAAACCACCTTCACCGCTGACGAGACTCACACCCCGTTGAAGCTCATCCATAATGCTATTCGTAATCTCTTGATAGTGATCCGACACCACAATGATTCCGCGCGCGGCATAGGCACCTTCCTGCGTAAAGTTAACCAGCCGAGAGTACACGTAGGAATAGATCAGTGTGTAGGCCATCTGCTGGATGTTGATGTAAACCAATGAAATCAGTAAAACGACGACGTCTAACCATAACAACGTCTTACCCATGGGTACCCCGCGGAAACGTTCAAAGATTCGGGCAATAATATCCGTACCACCGGTTGTGCCACCGTACCGGTAGAGGAGACCGGAACCGAAGCCCCCAATCAACCCCGACGCCAGCGAGGCCAGCAAGAGGTCACCGTGTAATTCAATGGCAAACGGCACTCGCTGCCAGATCCACAGTGAAATCGACAACATGAACGTCCCATAGATTGTGTAAATCGCCGATTGTCGGCCTAGAAACCGCCACCCAATCAAGACAAGTGGGGCGTTAATTAGAAACGTGGTGTACGCTGGGTCAATTTTGAACAAGGCCCGCAAAATCAAGGTAATCCCGGAAATTCCACCATCGGCCAAATGGTTAGCAATGTTGAAGAATACCAACGCAAACCCCAGCATGGCGCAACCAATCCCTATCATTAATAAATCAACTGCGCGGATCGATTCATCCTGTACTTGTGTCAACCGCCGTCACTCCCAACATCTAAATTTCTCAACTCATTCATCATAGCACACCGCTCTAGAAAACAGCGGACAAAACTCACATCGTCTCAGCGACTTTAAATTCAATTCTGCCAGCGAATCTGTTAGACTGGCATATAGAGATAAAACAGAAATAACTGGTAGAAGGGTGAGCGAATTGAAGCTAGAACAATTACCACAGGAGTTTGAACTGGCCCGACCAGTTTTACAGACCATCGAGCAGGCCGGTTATGAGGCCTATTTTGTCGGTGGGAGCGTTCGGGATACCATCTTGGGTAAAGACATTCACGACGTTGACATCGCCACCAGCGCGTATCCTAATGAGATTAAGGGCCTATTCAAGCGCACGGTCGACACAGGCATCGAACACGGGACCGTCATGATTTTGGACCACGGTACTGGTTACGAGACCACGACCTTTCGTTCCGAGTCGACCTATACCGATTTCCGGCGACCAGACCAGGTCACGTTTGTCCGGTCACTGGAAGAGGATCTTAAACGACGCGACTTTACGATCAACGCGCTGGCCATGAAGGAAGACGGGGAAGTCATCGATCTCTTTGATGGGCTGACTGATCTTCAAGAGCAGCGAATTCGCGCGGTTGGCGACCCCCAAGAACGATTTCATGAAGATGCCTTGCGCATGATGCGGGCGGTCCGGTTCGCTAGCCAGTTGGACTTCACCATTGAGAAGCCCACTAAGCAGGCCATTACGGACCACGCAGACCTACTCGAAAAAATTGCCGTTGAACGCACACAGGTCGAGTTACTCAAGATGTTACAGGGAAAGACACCGCAACGCGGCCTGCAAGATATGTTGGACACTGGCCTCTGGCAGTACTGCCCGGATTTTGCTTCCCACGAGACGGCTCTGATTGCGCTTGCACAACGTCTTCAGCAGGGGGCCACGTCTAACGAAGCCGCCTGGACATTACTGACGACCCAGTTTAAGCTGGACACCACCGCCATTGGTAGCTTTTTGAAACACTGGAAAACGGCTAATCAAACGATTGCGGCCGTTCAAACGGCTACCAGAACGGCCGAATTACTATTGCAGGGGAACCTGACCGCTTGGCAACTTTATCAATGCGGTGCTGCCTTAACGCCCGTTGCCAATGAAGTGGCCGTTACTCTAGGGGCACCCGACCGCAGCACGGAGTTGGCTCAAGAGCTCGCTGCCTTACCAATTCAAACGAAGAAGGAACTTGCCATTTCCGGTAGAGATTTGATGAAGGCCGGAGTGCAGCCGGGGCCACAACTGGGTGCCATTCTCGGTGACCTGGAATACCGGGTCGTCATGGGCGAATTACCCAACGAAAATGCAGCGCTGGTAGCTAACAGCACCGCCGATTAAGAATCTGATATAAGAGAGTGAGAAACTTATGCAAACTTTACGCGCGGAAAATCTACACCGAACTTACGGTGAAAAAACGCTATTTGATAATCTGAATTTCATCATCAACGAACACGACCGTATCGGCCTGATTGGGGTCAACGGTAGTGGGAAGACCTCGTTACTTAACACCTTAGCGGGTATCAGCAACGAACAGTCCGGGGAAATCAACACCCCGAAAGATTACACCATCGGTTACCTGACTCAAAAGCCAGATCTTGATGAAAATATGACCGTGATGGACGCCGTTTTCTCCGGTGACCAGAAGGTCTTCGTGACAATTCGGCGTTACGAAGCGGCTTTGGCTGCGTACGGCGCACACCCCGAAGACGATCAGGCTCAGAAACGTTATCTGGACGCCGAAGCCCAGATGAATGAAGAGGAAGCCTGGACCGCCGAAAGTGACGTCAAAACCATTTTGACGCAACTGAAAATTACGGATCTTTCTCAGGAGATCAAGACCATGTCCGGGGGCCAAATCAAACGGGTCGGACTGGCACAAGTCTTGATTCAATCCCCAGACCTCTTATTGCTGGATGAACCCACCAACCACTTGGATTTTGATTCCATTGCCTGGTTACAGCAGTACTTAGCCAGCTACAAGGGCGCCTTACTGGTCGTTACCCATGACCGGTACTTCCTGGATCAAGTTGCCAACCAAATTTGGGAACTGGATTTTGGGAAACTTTACCAGTACCCCGGTAACTACCAGGCCTACGTTCAAGAAAAAGCCGAACGGGTCTCACAAGAGGCTGAAGCCGATCAAAAGCAACAACAACTTTATAAAAAAGAATTAGCTTGGATGAAGGCCGGTGCGAAGGCACGTTCTACCAAGCAACAGGCCCGCATCAACCGGTTCAACGACCTATCCAGCAACGTTGGCACGCGCCAAGTTCAAAGCAACGTGTCCATCTCCTTAGGTCAACAACGCTTGGGTAAGAAAGTCATTGAACTCAAGGACGCCAACCTGAAGCTGGGCGACCACACCATCCTTAAAGA belongs to Levilactobacillus yonginensis and includes:
- a CDS encoding tetratricopeptide repeat protein, which produces MSYAETALDELEKGQLEDFKKQYALALRHDDDDTLFSLGEELYSLGFLNQSRRIYEKLLKKYPDEDELRTNLADIAIDEDKNDEALEYLNQVQPSSPAYVESLMVAADLYQTQELFEVSEQKLLTAKKLAPDEPVITFALAELYFTMREFRKAIPLYLDLITAGTTELSRVNLVERLGVAYANAGRFEQAIGYLKQIHTGDMTPDVKFETAFTYLQLKERSTAIRLFEELKDSDAHYTSLYPYLGQALEQENRLDEALKALQEGLGVDQYNEKLWLQAAHVATKLDDEDLAERYLKKGHELDADDIAAVIQLSNLYVKQERWTENAELAKPYLANEDADPQLYWNLAVTANHQEDFAAARKYYDAAQPFFMDQPDFLKPAIYFYREEGASEVVVKLLQAYVKVVPDDAEMALMLEGYED
- a CDS encoding YitT family protein — encoded protein: MTQVQDESIRAVDLLMIGIGCAMLGFALVFFNIANHLADGGISGITLILRALFKIDPAYTTFLINAPLVLIGWRFLGRQSAIYTIYGTFMLSISLWIWQRVPFAIELHGDLLLASLASGLIGGFGSGLLYRYGGTTGGTDIIARIFERFRGVPMGKTLLWLDVVVLLISLVYINIQQMAYTLIYSYVYSRLVNFTQEGAYAARGIIVVSDHYQEITNSIMDELQRGVSLVSGEGGFSHQPRKMIYVVVAPSELYRLRQIIQRTDPRAFISVINVNEALGEGFSFEVPKTGFLGKFKR
- a CDS encoding CCA tRNA nucleotidyltransferase; amino-acid sequence: MKLEQLPQEFELARPVLQTIEQAGYEAYFVGGSVRDTILGKDIHDVDIATSAYPNEIKGLFKRTVDTGIEHGTVMILDHGTGYETTTFRSESTYTDFRRPDQVTFVRSLEEDLKRRDFTINALAMKEDGEVIDLFDGLTDLQEQRIRAVGDPQERFHEDALRMMRAVRFASQLDFTIEKPTKQAITDHADLLEKIAVERTQVELLKMLQGKTPQRGLQDMLDTGLWQYCPDFASHETALIALAQRLQQGATSNEAAWTLLTTQFKLDTTAIGSFLKHWKTANQTIAAVQTATRTAELLLQGNLTAWQLYQCGAALTPVANEVAVTLGAPDRSTELAQELAALPIQTKKELAISGRDLMKAGVQPGPQLGAILGDLEYRVVMGELPNENAALVANSTAD
- a CDS encoding ABC-F family ATP-binding cassette domain-containing protein, whose translation is MQTLRAENLHRTYGEKTLFDNLNFIINEHDRIGLIGVNGSGKTSLLNTLAGISNEQSGEINTPKDYTIGYLTQKPDLDENMTVMDAVFSGDQKVFVTIRRYEAALAAYGAHPEDDQAQKRYLDAEAQMNEEEAWTAESDVKTILTQLKITDLSQEIKTMSGGQIKRVGLAQVLIQSPDLLLLDEPTNHLDFDSIAWLQQYLASYKGALLVVTHDRYFLDQVANQIWELDFGKLYQYPGNYQAYVQEKAERVSQEAEADQKQQQLYKKELAWMKAGAKARSTKQQARINRFNDLSSNVGTRQVQSNVSISLGQQRLGKKVIELKDANLKLGDHTILKDFNDLIQGGERIGISGDNGAGKSSLLNVIAQRLPLDSGIITVGETVKMAYYTQQIEPIPEDKRMISYLSEVGQTVTDNQGNAVSVAELLEQFLFPRFMHGTLIRKLSGGEKRRLYLLKLLMEQPNVLLLDEPTNDLDIGTLTVLEDYISQFAGTVITVSHDRYFLDKVADRLLIFTGDGNIERYSGRFSSYLDDALKQKKHADDNPKEKAPAKPAAQPDEPKKKVKLTYAEQKEWEGIEGEIDGLEDQKSQVQEAMNANGANYDKLADLQAQLDDLDKQLDDKMARWEYLSEYAE